A single Parabacteroides timonensis DNA region contains:
- a CDS encoding BlaI/MecI/CopY family transcriptional regulator: protein MIRLTAKEEEILGYFWAKGPLFVRELLDLQEEPKPHYNTLSTIVRTLEEKGYIGYKAFGNTHQYYALVSEDEYRKKTLKQVVDKYFDNSYTRVVSTLIEEEALTLDELQELIQQIKNK from the coding sequence ATGATACGATTAACTGCAAAAGAAGAAGAAATATTAGGTTACTTTTGGGCGAAAGGACCTTTGTTTGTCCGCGAATTGCTCGACTTACAGGAAGAGCCCAAGCCGCATTACAATACCCTTTCGACTATTGTCCGTACTTTGGAGGAGAAAGGATATATCGGTTACAAGGCCTTTGGAAATACCCACCAGTATTATGCTTTGGTCTCGGAAGACGAATACAGGAAAAAGACACTGAAGCAGGTGGTCGATAAATATTTCGACAACTCTTACACTCGTGTGGTCTCTACATTGATAGAGGAAGAAGCTTTGACACTCGATGAACTGCAGGAATTGATACAACAGATCAAGAACAAGTAA